The following are from one region of the Streptococcus sp. 1643 genome:
- the whiA gene encoding DNA-binding protein WhiA: MSFTVAVKEEILGQHHLSRHELSAIIKMSGSIGLSTSGLTLSVVTENAKLARHLYESFLHFYEIKSEIRHHQRSNLRKNRVYTVYTDERVQELLADLRLADSFFGLETGIDPDILADEEAGRAYLCGAFLANGSIRDPESGKYQLEISSVYLDHAQGLASLLQQFLLDAKVIERKKGAVTYLQRAEDIMDFLIVIGAMQARDNFDRVKILRETRNDLNRANNAETANIARTVSASMKTINNISKIKDRMGLENLPVDLQEVAQLRIQHPDYSIQQLADSLSNPLTKSGVNHRLRKINKLAEEL; the protein is encoded by the coding sequence ATGAGTTTTACAGTTGCAGTAAAAGAGGAAATTCTTGGTCAACACCATCTCAGTCGTCATGAATTGTCTGCCATCATCAAGATGTCTGGCAGTATCGGTCTCTCTACTTCAGGCTTGACTCTGTCTGTTGTGACTGAAAATGCTAAGTTAGCTCGGCATCTCTATGAGTCCTTTCTCCATTTTTATGAGATTAAGTCTGAGATTCGTCACCATCAGAGAAGCAATCTTCGTAAGAATCGTGTCTATACGGTCTATACCGATGAGAGGGTGCAGGAGCTTTTAGCTGATTTGCGACTTGCGGATTCCTTCTTTGGTTTGGAGACGGGTATTGATCCCGATATTTTAGCAGATGAGGAGGCTGGACGTGCTTACTTATGTGGGGCCTTTCTGGCAAATGGTAGCATCCGAGATCCTGAGTCTGGCAAGTACCAGTTGGAGATTAGTTCTGTTTATCTGGACCATGCTCAAGGATTGGCCTCTCTCCTTCAGCAGTTTTTGCTGGACGCCAAGGTTATTGAGCGCAAGAAAGGTGCAGTTACCTATCTTCAACGTGCAGAGGACATCATGGATTTCTTGATCGTGATTGGGGCCATGCAGGCGCGTGATAATTTTGATCGTGTCAAGATTTTGCGTGAAACTCGTAATGATCTCAATCGGGCTAATAACGCTGAAACAGCCAATATCGCTCGAACGGTTTCTGCTAGTATGAAGACCATCAATAATATCAGTAAAATCAAAGATAGAATGGGTTTGGAAAATTTACCCGTGGATTTGCAAGAGGTGGCTCAGTTGCGGATTCAGCATCCAGACTACTCTATCCAGCAGTTGGCAGATAGCCTGAGCAATCCCCTAACCAAAAGTGGTGTCAACCACAGACTCAGAAAGATAAATAAATTAGCGGAAGAACTATAA
- a CDS encoding RidA family protein, whose translation MAKTIHTDKAPKAIGPYVQGKIVGNLLFASGQVPLSPETGEIVGKTIQEQTEQVLKNIGAILAEAGTDFDHVVKTTCFLSDMNDFVPFNEVYQTAFKEEFPARSAIEVARLPRDVKVEIEVIAEIG comes from the coding sequence ATGGCAAAAACAATTCATACAGACAAAGCTCCAAAGGCAATCGGACCATATGTTCAAGGGAAAATCGTTGGCAATCTTTTGTTTGCTAGCGGTCAAGTTCCCCTATCTCCTGAAACTGGAGAAATTGTAGGAAAAACAATCCAAGAACAGACAGAACAAGTCTTGAAAAATATTGGTGCTATTTTGGCTGAAGCAGGAACAGACTTTGACCATGTTGTCAAAACAACTTGCTTCTTGAGCGATATGAATGACTTTGTTCCTTTTAACGAGGTTTACCAGACTGCCTTTAAAGAGGAGTTCCCAGCTCGTTCAGCTATAGAGGTTGCACGTCTTCCTCGTGATGTAAAAGTCGAAATTGAAGTGATCGCAGAGATTGGATAA
- the rapZ gene encoding RNase adapter RapZ, with translation MTKKQLHLVIVTGMSGAGKTVAIQSFEDLGYFTIDNMPPALLPKFLQLVETKDDDHKLALVVDMRSRSFFSEIQAVLDELENQDDLDFKILFLDAADKELVARYKETRRSHPLAADGRILDGIKLERELLAPLKNMSQNVVDTTELTPRELRKTIAEQFSDQEQAQSFRIEVMSFGFKYGIPIDADLVFDVRFLPNPYYLPELRNQTGEDQAVYDYVMNHEESESFYQHLLALIEPILPSYKKEGKSVLTIAVGCTGGQHRSVAFAKRIAEDLAKNWPVNESHRDKDRRKETVNRS, from the coding sequence ATGACAAAGAAACAACTTCACCTGGTTATTGTGACAGGGATGAGTGGCGCAGGGAAAACAGTAGCCATTCAGTCCTTTGAGGATTTGGGATATTTTACCATTGACAATATGCCGCCAGCCCTCTTGCCAAAGTTTTTGCAGTTGGTAGAGACCAAGGACGATGACCACAAACTGGCCTTGGTAGTCGATATGCGTAGTCGTTCCTTCTTTTCAGAGATTCAGGCTGTTTTGGATGAATTGGAAAACCAAGATGATTTGGACTTCAAAATCCTCTTTTTAGACGCAGCAGATAAGGAATTGGTGGCACGCTATAAGGAAACGAGACGGAGTCACCCACTTGCTGCAGATGGTCGAATTTTAGATGGTATTAAGCTGGAACGTGAACTTTTGGCACCTTTGAAAAACATGAGCCAAAATGTGGTAGATACGACAGAACTTACTCCGCGTGAACTTCGTAAAACCATTGCTGAGCAATTTTCAGACCAAGAACAAGCCCAGTCTTTCCGTATCGAGGTCATGTCTTTTGGATTCAAGTATGGTATTCCTATCGATGCAGATTTGGTCTTTGATGTCCGTTTCTTGCCAAATCCATACTACCTTCCGGAGCTTCGTAATCAGACAGGTGAGGATCAAGCAGTTTATGACTATGTGATGAATCATGAAGAGTCTGAAAGTTTCTATCAGCACTTACTCGCCTTGATTGAACCGATTTTGCCAAGCTACAAAAAAGAAGGCAAGTCTGTTTTAACCATCGCAGTAGGATGTACAGGTGGACAGCACCGTAGTGTTGCCTTTGCCAAACGAATCGCTGAGGACCTTGCTAAAAACTGGCCTGTCAATGAAAGCCATCGTGACAAAGACAGAAGAAAGGAAACGGTAAACCGTTCATGA
- a CDS encoding YvcK family protein, producing MRKPKITVIGGGTGIPVILKSLREKDVDIAAIVTVADDGGSSGELRKNIQQLTPPGDLRNVLVAMSDMPKFYEKVFQYRFSEDAGAFAGHPLGNIIIAGLSEMQGSTYNAMQLLSLFFHTTGKIYPSSDQPLTLHAVFRDGSEVAGESHIADHPGMIDHVYVTNTLDDETPQASRRVVNTILESDMIVLGPGSLFTSILPNIVIEEIGQALLETKAEIAYVCNIMTQRGETEHFSDSDHVEVLHRHLGRPFIDTVLVNIEKVPREYMDTNRFDEYLVQVEHDFAGLCQQVPRVISSNFLRLENGGAFHDGDLIVDELMRIIQVRK from the coding sequence ATGAGAAAACCAAAGATAACGGTGATTGGTGGAGGAACAGGTATCCCCGTCATTTTGAAAAGCTTGCGAGAAAAGGATGTTGATATTGCTGCTATCGTAACGGTAGCTGATGATGGTGGCTCTTCTGGTGAGCTAAGAAAGAATATCCAACAGCTGACACCACCAGGTGATCTTCGTAATGTTCTGGTGGCTATGTCGGATATGCCTAAGTTTTATGAGAAGGTTTTTCAGTACCGCTTTTCAGAAGACGCTGGAGCTTTTGCGGGTCATCCACTGGGGAATATCATCATAGCAGGGCTCTCTGAAATGCAAGGGTCCACTTATAATGCCATGCAGCTGCTAAGTCTCTTTTTCCACACAACAGGAAAAATCTACCCCTCAAGTGATCAGCCTTTGACACTGCATGCAGTCTTTAGAGACGGTTCTGAGGTGGCAGGTGAGAGCCACATTGCAGATCATCCAGGCATGATTGACCATGTCTATGTGACCAATACCTTGGATGATGAAACACCGCAAGCCAGCCGTCGAGTAGTCAATACCATTCTCGAGAGTGACATGATTGTCTTGGGGCCTGGTTCCCTCTTTACATCGATTTTGCCGAATATTGTCATCGAGGAAATTGGGCAGGCTCTCTTGGAGACCAAGGCGGAGATAGCTTACGTCTGCAATATCATGACCCAGCGTGGGGAAACAGAGCACTTTTCAGACAGTGACCATGTGGAAGTCCTCCATCGCCATCTAGGTCGGCCTTTTATTGATACAGTCTTGGTCAATATTGAAAAGGTTCCTAGAGAATACATGGATACCAACCGTTTTGATGAATATTTGGTTCAGGTAGAGCATGATTTTGCTGGTCTTTGCCAACAGGTTCCTCGTGTGATTTCATCCAACTTCCTTCGTTTGGAAAATGGAGGAGCCTTCCATGATGGCGATTTGATTGTAGATGAATTGATGCGCATTATACAGGTGAGAAAATGA